Genomic segment of uncultured Tolumonas sp.:
GTAGAAAAAAGTCCGTCACAACTCCAGCAGAGGTAATCTATATCTCAGGTAACGCGGAAGATCTCGATTTATTAACATCGTTACGAGAACTGTACCAGTTTGATGTCGTGGTAAATTTTGCCATTCAGTCAACCTTACAAGCAGAAGTAAACATCAAAGCCTTCGTAAAGCATATAAAACAGTTTATTTTTATTAGTACGGTCACTGTGTTGGATCGGGAAAAAAACGTTGTCCTCACAGAAAATTCCGAATGTGGAAATCCGTTCAGTCTCTATGCACAAACAAAATTACGATGCGAACAGCTGTTTCTGAATGCTTATTACCAACAACAATTTCCTGTCACCATTATTCGTCCATCCCAAACTTACAGTCATGAAAAATTCCCACTGAGTGTCAAAGGAAAAAGTTACTGGTCAGTCATTGATCGGATACTGCACGATAAACCAGTGATCATTCATGGAGATGGCACATCCACGTGGGTGTCGATGCATAGTGACGATTTTTGTCGAGGATTTATCCCGTTCATCAATCAACCTCAAACAATCGGAGAGATTTATCATCTCACTGGTGATGAAATACTTACCTGGAACATGATCTATCATGAGTTAGCCAGACAGCTGAATAAACCGCTAAAAATCGTCCACATACCGACTGACTTACTTGCACAAAGCACTCAATACGATTTCAAAACATCGATCAAAGGCGACAAGCAATACTCAGTCATATTTGATAATCACAAACATAAACAGATATGTCCGGATTTTCAGTGTCAGATCACCATGCAAGATGGCATTCGTCAGTTTCTTGAATACATGGAAGCACATCCTGAATTGAAAGTATCTGACCTGGAATGTGACCAATGGTGTGATCAGGTTATTGAACGAGGAGTGATCCAGTGAATTTGACGACTTTTTTAATTGGATATGGCGATGCTCATGGAAATGGGCGGGGCATTTACGCAATTAAGATCAATCACCATCATATGCAGACCAGACTAGCATATGCTTGCCCGATGAAACCCGGCGCCATTATCACCGTCAATAACCGGCTTTATATGTCTTATCAGGATGAGAATAAAGCATCTGGTCTGTTATGCTGTTCTCTCGATACAAACTCAAACCTGACTTTATTGCACCAGCAACCGCTTCCCTTTTTTATCACTTCATGGTCGCAGACAAATGTTCCTGAGCAACTTCTTGGCTCATCATTTTATGATGGTGTGGACGTAATGTTTCAGCTCGATCAAGAAGTCCAGATCAAAAATGTTGTTCCGCATGTTTACCGACCGAGAAGTGCGGATATTCGGCAAACAACAACCCACCCTCATCATATTTGTACCTTCAATGATGGACAGAATGCTTATTCCGTTGATATGGGCATTGATTTCGTCAGCTTTTACTCAATCACCAACCATGAACTTAACTTGCTCAAAAATATTTATATAGACTGCCCATTCGGCTCAGGGCCACGGATCATGCGGGTCAGTTCAGACGGACGGTTTGCCTATTTATTACATGAAATTGCCAATGAAATAGCTGTCTACGATCTCTCTGATTTTCAATGCAAAGAGATCCAGCGGTTATCTACGGTGAATAATCCTACAACGGCAACAAATAGTGCCGCAGGTTGTGTATTAACCGCCGACGGCAAGCATTTACTGGTCACTAACCGAGGCGAAAATACGTTGGTTCTATTCAGCATTCACCCAATTACGGGGCTTTTGATATGCACTGACCGCCAAGCAACCCGTTTATCGCCAAGAGACCTGTATATCCAAAATAATATGGTTATTGTTGCCGCACAGGCTGAAAATTATTTGCAGTTATTTGAAATTGATGAGAACCATCATCAGCTCACATTAGTCAATGAAGTCGCCAATATTGCATCACCGGTTAGTTTTCTTCAATAAAACGCAACAAGCCGGCAGATATCACATGTCTGCCGAAATTGAAGTATCCGTCACGATGATCAGCTCAACTTCATTCTCTTCAATACATTTTAAAATATTCGCAGGCGGTTGCTTGTCAGTGATCACGCAGTCAATCTCCGCCCAGCCACAAGACTGATACATCAACTGAGAATTGAATTTTGAAAATGTCGCTATGCAGATAACCATTTTTGATTGTTGTGCCATGGCTATTTTTAATAAAGCATCCATTTCAGTATCTGTTGTAATGCCCGCTTCTGACAAAGCGCTAACACCAAGAAATGTCTTATCTGCCTGATACCGTTTGATCTGTTCAATCGTGATCTGGCCTAAAATGGTATGTGAAAACTCATCAAATGCCCCGCCTAAAACACATTTTCTTATATTATCTTTCCCATTCAATTCATTAAGCACTTCGATAGAATTCGTAATAATATTGCTTGGTGTCTGTAAATGGTGTGCCAACGCGGCCATTGTTGTACCCGCATCAAGAAAGATAATGTCATTTTCGTTGATCAGATTTAAAGCGTGGCGAGCCAAATAATCTTTCGTTTCGCTAAATTCGCTGCGTTGAAGATAGGACAAACTCAGTCTTTTTTCAGAAAGGATTGCGCCTCCGCGAATACGGAGAATGCCCGGGATCTTCGTGAGTTTCACCAGATCCCGACGTGCCGAGTCATACGAAATCTGATATTGCTGACAGATATAATCGAGCGTAACCTTCCCCTGCGCTCTTACAAATGCCTCCAATTCAATTAAGCGTTCTTCTTGCGTCATCGATCTGTCTCCTGCTCTCACTTCAATTTTTTGCCATGCAATCAATTAACTTTCCTTACATTACCTTATTTTTGTTTAGATATCTTTAACTGCATAATAATTCATGACCCTGAAACCATTAAACGCGTGATATCACTTAAAAAAGCAGACCGCAACAACATTTTTACGCACAAAAACTTATAAATAGTCAC
This window contains:
- a CDS encoding beta-propeller fold lactonase family protein; protein product: MNLTTFLIGYGDAHGNGRGIYAIKINHHHMQTRLAYACPMKPGAIITVNNRLYMSYQDENKASGLLCCSLDTNSNLTLLHQQPLPFFITSWSQTNVPEQLLGSSFYDGVDVMFQLDQEVQIKNVVPHVYRPRSADIRQTTTHPHHICTFNDGQNAYSVDMGIDFVSFYSITNHELNLLKNIYIDCPFGSGPRIMRVSSDGRFAYLLHEIANEIAVYDLSDFQCKEIQRLSTVNNPTTATNSAAGCVLTADGKHLLVTNRGENTLVLFSIHPITGLLICTDRQATRLSPRDLYIQNNMVIVAAQAENYLQLFEIDENHHQLTLVNEVANIASPVSFLQ
- a CDS encoding NAD-dependent epimerase/dehydratase family protein, with the protein product MNILLIGGLGNIGAPITRQLAKQGHTVYVLGRKKSVTTPAEVIYISGNAEDLDLLTSLRELYQFDVVVNFAIQSTLQAEVNIKAFVKHIKQFIFISTVTVLDREKNVVLTENSECGNPFSLYAQTKLRCEQLFLNAYYQQQFPVTIIRPSQTYSHEKFPLSVKGKSYWSVIDRILHDKPVIIHGDGTSTWVSMHSDDFCRGFIPFINQPQTIGEIYHLTGDEILTWNMIYHELARQLNKPLKIVHIPTDLLAQSTQYDFKTSIKGDKQYSVIFDNHKHKQICPDFQCQITMQDGIRQFLEYMEAHPELKVSDLECDQWCDQVIERGVIQ
- a CDS encoding DeoR/GlpR family DNA-binding transcription regulator; its protein translation is MTQEERLIELEAFVRAQGKVTLDYICQQYQISYDSARRDLVKLTKIPGILRIRGGAILSEKRLSLSYLQRSEFSETKDYLARHALNLINENDIIFLDAGTTMAALAHHLQTPSNIITNSIEVLNELNGKDNIRKCVLGGAFDEFSHTILGQITIEQIKRYQADKTFLGVSALSEAGITTDTEMDALLKIAMAQQSKMVICIATFSKFNSQLMYQSCGWAEIDCVITDKQPPANILKCIEENEVELIIVTDTSISADM